The segment ATTCAAATAGCAGGGTTTAACAAACAAAGACTGATTGGAAAAATGAAAACAAAATAAAGCCCAGCAGGTAACAGGCGTTTGGCTCAATGGCGGGTGATTTGGTTAATTAAACATTCTATCTCGCATCAACTTTTGTGTTGTATTGACAGTTTTGTGCTCCGAAACCCACCCGAACGCAAAGCCCGAAAACGTTGGCAACCATATTAAAATAAACACTGCAAACTATGAGACTGTTAACAACCGCAAATTATATACATTATTTTATGTTGTCTGTTAAGATCATATTATTACCACTCGTCCTTTTGAGCATGCCACTATCTTCATTTGCACAAAATAGAGCGAACCCATTTGATGGAGTGAAATTGGTGATTGATGGCAAACCTACACATGTTTTAAGAAAGGTTTTGGAAAATCATCAGAAGTGGCTAAAAGAAAGAGATTTTAAAAAAAGTATTTCGATTCATATAGAACGTTCAGACTACATTTCACAAGAAGACTCATTAAGGGCAAATTTAACAGGTGCAATTCTATCAGGTTACAAAGGCTTTGATGTTTCCGAGCACTTTTTCCCTTCATTTGCTGGTGTAATATTTACTGAAGCGGATTTAACAAATGCAGATTTTTCATTCCGAGACCTTAGTCATGTACAGATGAGCAAGGCAAAGTTAGAAGGAGCGAATTTTTCTGGAGCAAATCTTGATTCAGCGACCCTTAATGATGCCGATCTTAGGAAAGCAAATTTTCTTGGTGCATCATTGAAGAATTCACACCTTGGTGGAGCAGACATGTCAGAAGTTAACTTTGAAATAAACTCTGAGTTTCTCCCAAATTTAATGTCGTTTAGACGAGCAAAAAATATTGAGTTTATGCAGTATAACAACTATCCAGATGCTCTTTACCAATTAAGAAATAATTTTGCAGAAATTGGGAGAGAAGATATTTCAAGCAAAATTGGACGAGCTATAGAATATTCTAAAACAAGAAAACTTCTAGAAGATAAAAATTACATGAAGGCTCTCTTTCGTTTAGTGTTTTGGGAATGGACTACCGACTATGGTCTTGCTCAGCTTAGAGCATTACTAATACTAATAGGTTTGATACCTTTCTTTGCAGTCATTTATTTCGTTGCCATTTTAAGTTCCAACCAACGATTAATATATAAAATCCTGCCAGCTGACAGAATAGATGGAGACGGGAATAGAATTGTTTCACCAATAAAAGAGCGTGGATGGATTGCTTTTGGAACGGCAACAAAGCTTAGTGTATTTTCTGCTTTTGCTGTTGGATTCAGGGAATTTGACATAGGTAGCTGGCTTTATCGCCTCCAAGGTTCAGAAAGTTTCCTTATTCCAAAAGGCTGGGTTAGAAGCATTACGGGACTACAATCTTTAATAAGTTTAATACTATTATCTTCATTCATAATTTCTATTCTTGGTAAGTAGCAAATGCTTTAAAGAATGAATATTTAAGGTTATGCGAATAGGTATATTAAAGGGATAGAGAATAAAGGAAAATGAATACGGTTGGCAACAGCACCTATAAGAAATTGGCGGTTCAGTGGTTAAATGAAGCTTTATCTTGGAACTGTAATATGTAATTCCGTAAACAAGCCAAACTTTCTAATCTTGACTAATTTTGAAAATCAAGAACGTCTTTCATTTGAATTTTTTAAAAAATAGCTTTCCCTAATTTTTTTTATGCCAATCTCAGAGAACGCAATCAAACTCATCAAGCATTACGAAAGCTTGCACGACGGTAACTTAAAGGAACTCGGCATTCAGCCAAAGATGGACCCGGTCGGCATTTGGACAATTGGCTGGGGTCATGCCATCGTGGATCCAATTACTCGTCAATTTGTGCGCGGAAAAGAAAATTACAAGCGCGCACTGGAATTATTTCCAAATTTTGACGATCGCCAAGCGGATGATTTATTTTTGCGTGACATTTCTGCGTTTGAAAAAGCCGTACGCAATGCTGTGAAACCAAAATTAGATGACAATCAAATCGGTGCATTGACTTCCTTTGCCTACAATGTCGGCACGGGCAGTTTTCTGCGGAGCAGCGCATTAAAATTCATTAACCAAAAAAATATCGCTGAGGCGGGAGCGCGGCTTTTAGTATGGAATAAAGCCAAAGTCAACGGCCAACTTGTTGAATTGAAGGGCTTAACTTATCGCCGAATGAGCGAGCGCGATTTACTTGTAACAGGCGTATTGAAATTCTATAATGTAAATTAAATTTTTACGCTCGATGCAGAAGAAGCATAAGTTAATCTTCATTCACGGAATGGGCGAAGGCAGTTCGCAAGATGCGTACGACGACATGCTGTTCAACCTAACTCTTTTGCTCTCCGCCGAAAGTAAAACAAAATTTATCGAGCTTTTTGAACCGGTTTTTGTTCATTGGCATGATAAAACGGCGCAAGGCGAGGAATTGGTTTTCAAAAGAGCATTTCCTCAATTTGAAATTCCACGGCACTTTACTTCGTTGGAAATTTTCAGTGATTTAAATCGAGCCGCTCGGTATTTCATTACATATTTTATCGGCGATGTGGTTGCATATACCGACGAAAACGACAACGGCATTCGTAAAGCGGTACAGCAAGAATTGCTTGCGCATTGCGCTGACGCTCCCTATAGCATTATTGCACATTCTTTAGGGTCGGTAATTGCATTTGATTTTCTCTACTACTTGTTTGCGAAGAATCAGTTTTTCTATCCTACTAATTCGACGAGTACCCCATCGGTAGTAAAACCTTATCAAGAAAATTTCAGAAATTTTTTTACAATGGGTTCGCCAATCGGTTTGTTCTTTATGCGTAAGAGCGATTTATGGAAAGATAATTTTAACAATCTTATCAATCCTGTTTCTAAACATTGGCTTAATTTTTATCACCCTTACGACCCAATAGCCTATCCGCTTCAAGGGTTTTTTGCATCAAATACCAATAATCCCAAAACACTCCGGGATATTGAAGTTGACACGGGGTCTTTATTAAATAGTCATACCGGATATTGGGAGAATATGGACGTGGCAAAAAAAATCGCTAAAATTTTATCCGTGTCTGAGGTATGAGTGTTTTTGCTTAAACCAAATTTAATTTAGTTATTTGTTCATTGATAATTTTTATACTTTAATAATAAACCTACTTATTCATTTATTTCTTTACTTCTGTTTTTGTTTACCATTTCTTCCGTTTTTTAAAAAGGCGACTTTCCGTTTCTATTAAAGCATATTATGCAAAAGATTAAGATAACGGACTTCTCTCCAGTTCTGTTAGTTTTACATCATATTAAGCTATTGGTTTATCATCGATTCAATTTATATTTAATCCGTTAACTTTTTTTGCATTAAAATTTTCAAATAGGGAGGGGCTGTACCGTTTCGCTTCGCTGAACATCGGTTTTGCGTGAGTCTTCGGGCTGCTTCGCGCCCTCCGACCCCCGCAAAGCCGCTCCCCATTACCAGTAATTTTATGAACGACACACCAAAACTATTTCCAGCAAAAAAAGACGGGAAATCGGGTTACATAAACTCGACTGGACAAATAATTATTGACTTTTCATTTGACTTTTTTGGTTGCCGTGAATTTTCCGAAGGACTTGCTAGTGTATTAGTTAACGGAAAAGCTGGGTATATTGACACCAAAGGTAATTTTGTAATTCAACCTAAATTCAATTTAGCAATGCCATTTTCAGAAGGACTTGCTTATGTTGAATTAAATAAAAAATTCGGTTACATTGACAAGAATGGTGAGTTTGCTGTAGAACCACAATTTTATAGTTGTGAAAGTTTTTCAGATGGATTTGCATTAGTAAAAGACAGTGTTATATCAAAAGGTTTTTTTATCGACAAAAATGGAAAGACAAAACTTAAAGGTAGAAATTTTTTAATATCTGAACTTAGAGAAGGTTTAATTAATTGCCCTAATGACAAAGGTAATTGGGGTTTTATTGATATAGACGACCAAATCATAATAGACTTTAATTATAAATCGACAAGACCATTTTATGAAGGCAAAGGAGCAGTTGCACCAAAAAAAGACAACGATGGAAAACCAAACCGCAACGACAAATATGGTTTTATAAATCACCAAAATGAGTTTTTAATTGAACCAATTTATCAAGGTGCTGATATAAGATTTTCCGAAGGACTTTGTGCAGTTTGGGACGAAGGCTATGGCTGCATTGACGAAAAGGGAAGACTAATTATTCCTTATGAATTTGATTTAATAAAACATTTCAAAGAAGAATTAGCCGTCTTTAAACCTAAAGGACGAAATAAAAAATATGGGTTCATTGACAAAACAGGAATTGTAAAAATAGAACCGAAATTCACTCACGTAGACGACTTTTATAATGGCCTTTCCGAAGTAATTATCGGGACAGAATACGAAAATTTCAAATACGGTTATATTAACCAAAATGGCGAAGAAATATGGGAACCGAGAAGATAAAAACTACTGGTAACACGGGTTTTGCGTCAGGCGGGCTGACGTGCAAACTTGGAGCTTTGTGCTTCTAATAAACTTTAGTAATAAATTGAAACTTTGTGCTCAGAAACCCGCCCGAACGCAAAGCCCGAAAACGTTCAGCTAAACTCCGCTTCGCTCCGTTTAGCTGAATGGGGAGCGGCTCCACCGCTGTTCGCTCGCTTCGCTTCGCTGAACATCGGTTTTGCGTGAGTCTTCGGGCTGCTTCGCGCCCAATGGCCCTCGCAAAGCCGCTCCCCATTAGCGGTTATTGTAAAAATAAAAATCAACACTCAATTTAACCTTTGCCAACAAAATATGTCAAACTCAAAAAACGAAAATAAAAATGGATAAATTACAATATTTTATTTTGACAACTCTTATGCTTTTGACAAGTTGCAAAGAGAAAGACGAATTTGTAAAAGATAATAGCAACTATCAATGCCAAATAATTCCAAACCAAAATAATTTGACAAGAAACCAACTCTTACAATCCTTTGATAGTAACATACTTCAAGGTTTGGCTTCTGTTGATGTACCAAATAGTGAGGGGGCAATGAGTAGAAATAAAAATGGCTATTTTCACGTAAGGTTTCAAGTAGGAATATTAGCACAATCTGATTATGCAGTTGCAAAACAAAATAGTCAAGCCTTAGAATATGCTATAAAGTCTATTGAATATTCTTTTGCAAAACAACAACCAGATGGAAATTTTGAATTAGTTGTACCGCCAAACTTAGCAAGCCAAACCCCAAACCAAGCAGATTTGGCAAGTGGTGTTTCCTTTTTTCTTGCCTCTGTTGGTTTAGCACTCAACAATTTTGAGCAAAGTAGTTGGTACAATTCAACAACTATGGCAAGTTACAAAAATAGAATAGAAGCCTTGAGACCCAAGATAACACTTGCTGCAAATTGGTTACTCGCACAAAAAAACATTTTGGAAACAGCAGACCAAAATGCACCAAACAGATTATTTTTCAACGCTTTGGCTCTCTATGGTTTGGGAATTTGGCTAAATGATAACAACCTAAAAAATGCAGGAATTTCATTTACCAATCTTGGCATTTCCAAAAAACACCCTGAAGGATATTTTTTAGAAGGTAATGGTTGGGACAGTAGTTATCAAGGAGTTTCCTTAAATGTAGGCTTTAATTTATATTCAATTTTGCCCAATAGTTTGAATTTAAAAGCAAACTTGTGGAATTGTTTGAGTTGTGCGTCAGATTGGCAAAAAAGTAGAATATTAGCAAGTGGTGAAATATCAACACAAGGAAATATAAGAGTTTATCCAGGTGGAGAGAGTTTTTTAGGAGAGCCAAAACAAGTTGATTGGATAAAAAGTATGGTGGGACTATTTGCAATGGGCTATTATTCAAACTCAAATACCTATATTTCTGTGGCAAGTAAAATCAAAGAGTTTTACAATTAGACGAGCAGACAAAACAACAAACCGCTAACATAGGCTTGGCGATCATTGTGAAATTATGTACCCCAAAAAAAATACAAAAACTCTTTAAACCTTTTGACAAATAAAGACTCTAATTGATATCAAACTTAAAAGCACAATATTTATGAGGTCTCTCCCTATTTTATTGTTATTGCTACTATCAATTACGAGTTGTAGTAAAAATGATGATGTTGTTCAACCTACGCCATCCGAATCTATGTATTTCCCATCTAATTCAAATTGGGAAACAAAATCACTTTCAAGCTTAAACTGGAATCAAAACGCTGTTCAACCATTGAAAGACTTTCTAATTCAGAAAAATACAAAGTCTTTTATGATACTTGTGAATGGAAGAATTGTAATGGAAGAGTATTTTAGTGGTCACACTGCAACCACAACTTGGGAATGGAATAGTGCGGGCAAAACCTTAGTTGCTACATCAATTGGAATTGCACAACAAGAAGGTTTATTGAACATTAACAACAAAGCATCGGATTATTTAGGTGTGCAATGGACGAGTATGCCTTTGGCAAAAGAAAACCTAATTTCTGTAAGGCACTTACTCACGATGACATCGGGTAATGATGACACAAAACAATATGTTATTAAACCTAATTTGACATACGTTGCAGATGCAGGAACAAGGTGGGCTTATAGTAATATATTCCAAAAATTAATAGATATTGTTTCAAATGTAAGCAGTAAGTCTTTTGAAAGTTATTTTAATGAAAAAATAAAGGCAAAAATAGGAATGGATGGTTATTGGAATTTTGGAACCATTTTCACCATTTACCATAGTACAACAAGAAGTATGGCAAGGTTTGGACTTATGGCACTGAACAAAGGAAAATGGAATAACGAACAAATTATAAATGAATCCTTTTTTAATGAAAGTATCTCAACATCTCAAAATGTCAATCCATCTTATGGATATTTATGGTGGTTGAATGGGAAAACAAGTTATATGGCTCCCAGTTCACAAACAGTTTATCAGGGTTTTTTGGTACCAAATGCACCAGCCGATATGTATGCTGCTATGGGAGCAAACGACCAACGAATTTATGTAATTCAAAGTAAAAAGATGGTGATTGTAAGAATGGGAGAAGCGTCTGACCCCGCAAATCCAAGTTTTGCAGTTTCTGGTTTTGACAATGAACTTTGGGCAAAAATTAATGCGGTAATAAACTAAGAATACAACGAACCGCTAACAAGGTATTGCCAAAAGCGGGGGTGACGTGCTTCAATGACACTTTTGTGCTTAACCGAACTTTAGTTTTTCAAATCAACAGTAGTGCTGAAACGCCCCGCCTTCGGCAATACCCAAACCGTTAGCGGTAATTGCAAACAAATACCCTCAAAAAGTGTTATAACAAAAAAGCAATAAAAATGATACAGAGCAGATATAGCGTAACAGTAAATGCCCCTATTGAATTAGTTTGGGCAAAATTGATTGATATTCAAAATTGGTCGTCTTGGCATCCAACTTTGAGTAATATTTATTTAGTAGATACAACCATAAAAAATGGATTAATTTTTACTTACCAGTATGACAAGACTAAACTTAAAGCGGAGATATTAGAGGTTATTCCTTTTAAAACTTTCAAATTTAAGGCGACAGCAAAAGGAGTTACAGGTATTAACACTTGGACACTTGAAGAAAATGATGGACAAGTAACAGTTTATGACTATGAGGAAATGAATGGCTTAATCGTTTGGCTCTTTAAAAAACAATTCCAAAAAGGATTGGATACTGGAATGAAAAACTGGCTTGATAACTTTAAATCGTCCTTTTCAACTAATGCAAAATAAGTTGTTTCCACTATTATCAGGAAGAACCCTTTCGGGTGTTGAAGTTCAAACTCCTGAAATACTTCTAAACAAAATAACTTTTATTTCAATTGGCTTTCAGGTAGACGAACAACGTATTATTGACTATTGGAGCAAAAATATTGTTAACCAATTTAGTAAACATCCAAATTTTAACTATTTGGAGTTTCCCATCGTTTCACCCAAACAAGCACCGAATAAATACATTCAACAATTTATTGACAATCAAATGAGGGCAAGTATACCTGTTAGTATTCATTCAAATGTAATCACCATTTATGAAGATTATTCGATTGTTTTGTCAAAATTTGGAAAAACAATGTATGATGGTCCGTACTTTTTTATTACAAATTTAGGTGGAGAAATACTCGCATTTGCAAAGGACAGTGATAAAAGAAGCTTGGACATAGAACAATTTGCTTTAATTATCAACAAAGAACTTAGCAACTACCGCTAACACGGGTTTTGCGTCAGGCGGGAGACGTGCAAACTTGGAGTTTTGTGCTTCTATTCAAGTGCAGTGCAGGTTGACAGTTTTGTCCTCCGAAACCCGCCCGAACGCAAAGCCGCTCCCCGGTAGGTGCAAATGTAAAGACAAGTAATAAATATGAAAATAACAGACTTACCATTTAATAAATTAATCGGAATGAAAGTTTCGACAGATCCAGAATATCTGTTAAGTTTGGACGACAAGAGTGACTACACTAATCATTTAGGGACAGTACACGCAAGTGCATTATTTTCATTGGCTGAAGCTACAAGCGGACATTTCCTACTAGTTAATTTTCCAAAATTCGACTCGGGACTTATTCCTGTTGTGAGACACGTTGAAATTAAATATAAAAAACCTGCAAATGGACAAATAAATTCAACTGCACACTTAATTGATAATACATTAGACGAAATACTTGAACAACTCTTGACAAGAAAACGAGCATTGGTAAAACTAAAGGTAGAATTGTTTGACACGGATAAAACAATTATAATGACTGGTGACTTTGAATGGTTTGTGACTATATCAAACATCAGCACCTAACAGCACCTAGCCAAAATGCCCGCTTTTTTGTATAATACCTCCACCCCGATAGCTATCAGGGCTTCGGCGGAGATGAAAAAGGTGCGGGCACTTCGGCTATCTGCAAAACGTTCAGCTAAACTCCGCTTCGCTCCGTTTAGCTGAATGGGGAGCGGCTCCACCGCTGTTCGCTCGCTTCGCTTCGGCGAACAGCGGTTTTGCGTGAGTCTTCGGGCTGCTTCGCGCCCTCTGACCCCCGCAAAGCCGCTCCCCATTAGCCGTCATTGTATTGCGACACTTCAAACATTTAAAAAACAGGAAAAATGATAGAAAATTTACCGACATACATCTCACTAATTTTCGGACTGACGACAGTTGCGACATTACTACTTTTCGTTTGGACAATTAGAAACTCAAACTTTGAAAAAACACAAAAACTTGCGACACCAATCTTTATCAGTTTGACAATTTGGTTAATAATTCAAGCAGCTTTGACACTTAAAAACATTTACAACACCGACCCCAATTCATTTCCACCAAAAATTATATTGACAGGAATTTTACCGACAATATTGACATTAATTTTACTTTTTACAACTTCAAAAGGCAGACAGTTCATAGACAGTTTACCACTTAAAAACTTGACCTATCTAAACATTGTGAGAATACCAGTTGAAATAGTTTTGTTTTGGCTTTTTCTCAACAAAGCAATACCTGAATTAATGACTTTTGAAGGACGGAACTTTGACATTCTTGCAGGAATAACAGCTCCACTTATTGCATATTTTTGGCTGACAAAAAACAAATTCAACAAACAGGCAGTTTTAATTTGGAACTTTGTTTGCCTCGGACTTTTGATAAACATTGTTGTCAACGCTTTATTTTCAGCACCTTCACCAATTCAAAAATTTGCATTTGACCAACCGAATATTGCGATTTTAAATTTTCCATTTAGTTGGTTGCCGACATTTATCGTTCCAATCGTATTATTTGGACACTTGGTTTCAATTAGACAACTACTAAAACATAAAACAGACAATAAAACAAACGAAAAAGAAACAACGAACGGCTAACAAGGGTTTGGCAAAAGCAGGGCTGACAGAAGTAATTGAACATTTGTACTTCTATCAACATTTGTGCTAAACTTCGGCTGATGGTTTTCAAATGCCCTGCCTTCGCCAAGCCCCAAACCGTTATAGGCAATTTTAAAACAACATAAATATGACAAAAATACTTCTATTTCTTGTATTCGCTTTTTTGATGGGTTCTGTTACTTATGGACAGAAAATAAACAAAAGCAAAATAGATATCCTTCTAAAAGGGGCTGAGCAGACGCATTCAGAAGCTGTTATTATATATAAAGACAATAATTTGGTTATAGAAAAGTACTTTGGCATCGGACAAGCCAATAATAAAATTGAAAGTATGTCCTGCACGAAAAGTATTGTTGGGCTTGCAGTTGCTTGCCTTCTTAATGACAAGTTGATTGATAGTCTTGATATTCCTGTTTCAACTTATTTCCCCGAATGGAAACAGGGCCAAAAGCAATTTATCACCTTAAGACACTTGTTGAATATGACCTCAGGACTGCAAAACAATCCTAATGCATCAATTGAAATATATCCCAGTCACGACTTTGTGCAATTAGCCCTTACTGCCGAACTTTCATATAAACCAGGTGAGGTTTGGGCATATAACAACAAGGCGTTAAATCTTATGGCAGGAGTAATAAAAAAAATTACAGGCAAACGAATGGACAATTATATTGGTGAACGTCTTTTCAGACCATTGGGAATTACTGATTTCAGTTGGTCCCTAGATAGTGTTGGCAATCCACATGTAATGTCTGGATGTCAAATTAAACCAATGGATTTTGCTAAGATTGGACTTTTATTATTAAATAAAGGAAGGTTTAATAATGAGGTAGTAATTGCAGAAAAATACATAACTGAAGTAATCACGCCATGTAAACAATATCAAGGATATGGCATGTTGTGGTGGATAGACTATGAAAAGACAGTTTCAGTAATTGATGATGAAATAATAAATGAACTTACAAAGGCAGAAGTACCTCAAGACTTCGTTCAAAAGGTTATTTCAATGAAAGGAACTTATGCTACAAATGATGAATATTATGCTAAAGTTCAAAATGTTTTTGGAAAAAATCCTTGGGGATACATTAATGAAACACTTGGTTCTAATCTTCGTTTACGAAAAAAAGAATTTAGCGGCAACATAACATATCGGGCTGACGGATACTTGGGAAATTACATTATTGTAGATCCGAAGAATAAAATTGTTGCCATCAGAATGATTAGCCATCAAAGTTTCGAAAATGAAAATGACAACTTTTTTGACTTTGGTAAACAGGTGCTGAATTTAACTGAGTAAAAAACTGCCTATAACACGGGTTTTGCGTTAGTGGCCGGAAAGTGCGAATAGAAACATTTGAGCAATAAATAAACATTGGTGCTGGCAGACAGTTTTCCGTTTCAAAAGCCCACCAACGCAAAGCCCAAAACCGTTCAGCTAAACTCCGCTTCGCTCCGTTTAGCTGAATGGGGAGCGGCACCACCGCTGTTCGCTCGCTTCGCTTCGCTGAACATCCGTTTTGCGTGAGACTTTTGGCTGTTTCGCGCCCTTCAAACACTGAAAAGTCGCTCCCCATTTATGCAAGTGAAGGACGCCAATAATCAATACACTATTAAGAAAATGAGAGCGATTGTATATTCAAAATATGGCCCACCGGAAGTTGCCAGATTAATGGAAGTTCCCAAACCGATACCGAAAGACAATGAAATATTGGTGAAGGTTTATTCCTCAACAGTAAACCGGACTGACTCAGGTTTCCGTAGTGCCGAATATTTTATTTCACGATTTTGGACTGGACTTTTTCGACCAAAATATCAAATATTGGGTTGTGAGTTTTCGGGTATCGTTGAAGAAATTGGCCAACAGGTAACAACCTTCAAGAAGGGTAATAAAGTATTTGGATTTAATGATAAAACCTGCGGCGGACACGGAGAGTATTTAACTATTGCTGAAATTGATGCGGTTATAAATTTTCCTGACACTTTAAGTTTTGATGAAGCAGCAGCTCTTTCGGAAGGCGCTCATTATGCCTTAGAAGATATACGGGCAGCAAAAGTTGAACGCGGACAAAATGTTTTAGTTTATGGCGCAACAGGTGCAATTGGTTCTGCGGCTGTTCAATTATTAAAGCATTTTGGCGCAAGAGTAACAGCAGTATCCAATACAAAAAATGTAGGTCTTGTAAAGTCTCTTGGTGCAGATACTGTTATTGATTATCAAACGCAGGATTTTACAAAGACTGAAGATAAGTTTGAATTCATCTTTGATGCGGTTGGAAAAAGTTCATTTGGTCAGTGTAAACCTTTATTAACTGAAAAAGGGATTTACATTTCAACCGAATTTGGAAAAAACGGAGAAAATTTAT is part of the Chloroherpetonaceae bacterium genome and harbors:
- a CDS encoding pentapeptide repeat-containing protein encodes the protein MRLLTTANYIHYFMLSVKIILLPLVLLSMPLSSFAQNRANPFDGVKLVIDGKPTHVLRKVLENHQKWLKERDFKKSISIHIERSDYISQEDSLRANLTGAILSGYKGFDVSEHFFPSFAGVIFTEADLTNADFSFRDLSHVQMSKAKLEGANFSGANLDSATLNDADLRKANFLGASLKNSHLGGADMSEVNFEINSEFLPNLMSFRRAKNIEFMQYNNYPDALYQLRNNFAEIGREDISSKIGRAIEYSKTRKLLEDKNYMKALFRLVFWEWTTDYGLAQLRALLILIGLIPFFAVIYFVAILSSNQRLIYKILPADRIDGDGNRIVSPIKERGWIAFGTATKLSVFSAFAVGFREFDIGSWLYRLQGSESFLIPKGWVRSITGLQSLISLILLSSFIISILGK
- a CDS encoding lysozyme; the encoded protein is MPISENAIKLIKHYESLHDGNLKELGIQPKMDPVGIWTIGWGHAIVDPITRQFVRGKENYKRALELFPNFDDRQADDLFLRDISAFEKAVRNAVKPKLDDNQIGALTSFAYNVGTGSFLRSSALKFINQKNIAEAGARLLVWNKAKVNGQLVELKGLTYRRMSERDLLVTGVLKFYNVN
- a CDS encoding WG repeat-containing protein, giving the protein MNDTPKLFPAKKDGKSGYINSTGQIIIDFSFDFFGCREFSEGLASVLVNGKAGYIDTKGNFVIQPKFNLAMPFSEGLAYVELNKKFGYIDKNGEFAVEPQFYSCESFSDGFALVKDSVISKGFFIDKNGKTKLKGRNFLISELREGLINCPNDKGNWGFIDIDDQIIIDFNYKSTRPFYEGKGAVAPKKDNDGKPNRNDKYGFINHQNEFLIEPIYQGADIRFSEGLCAVWDEGYGCIDEKGRLIIPYEFDLIKHFKEELAVFKPKGRNKKYGFIDKTGIVKIEPKFTHVDDFYNGLSEVIIGTEYENFKYGYINQNGEEIWEPRR
- a CDS encoding serine hydrolase is translated as MYFPSNSNWETKSLSSLNWNQNAVQPLKDFLIQKNTKSFMILVNGRIVMEEYFSGHTATTTWEWNSAGKTLVATSIGIAQQEGLLNINNKASDYLGVQWTSMPLAKENLISVRHLLTMTSGNDDTKQYVIKPNLTYVADAGTRWAYSNIFQKLIDIVSNVSSKSFESYFNEKIKAKIGMDGYWNFGTIFTIYHSTTRSMARFGLMALNKGKWNNEQIINESFFNESISTSQNVNPSYGYLWWLNGKTSYMAPSSQTVYQGFLVPNAPADMYAAMGANDQRIYVIQSKKMVIVRMGEASDPANPSFAVSGFDNELWAKINAVIN
- a CDS encoding SRPBCC family protein, which gives rise to MIQSRYSVTVNAPIELVWAKLIDIQNWSSWHPTLSNIYLVDTTIKNGLIFTYQYDKTKLKAEILEVIPFKTFKFKATAKGVTGINTWTLEENDGQVTVYDYEEMNGLIVWLFKKQFQKGLDTGMKNWLDNFKSSFSTNAK
- a CDS encoding YiiD C-terminal domain-containing protein; protein product: MKITDLPFNKLIGMKVSTDPEYLLSLDDKSDYTNHLGTVHASALFSLAEATSGHFLLVNFPKFDSGLIPVVRHVEIKYKKPANGQINSTAHLIDNTLDEILEQLLTRKRALVKLKVELFDTDKTIIMTGDFEWFVTISNIST
- a CDS encoding serine hydrolase domain-containing protein gives rise to the protein MTKILLFLVFAFLMGSVTYGQKINKSKIDILLKGAEQTHSEAVIIYKDNNLVIEKYFGIGQANNKIESMSCTKSIVGLAVACLLNDKLIDSLDIPVSTYFPEWKQGQKQFITLRHLLNMTSGLQNNPNASIEIYPSHDFVQLALTAELSYKPGEVWAYNNKALNLMAGVIKKITGKRMDNYIGERLFRPLGITDFSWSLDSVGNPHVMSGCQIKPMDFAKIGLLLLNKGRFNNEVVIAEKYITEVITPCKQYQGYGMLWWIDYEKTVSVIDDEIINELTKAEVPQDFVQKVISMKGTYATNDEYYAKVQNVFGKNPWGYINETLGSNLRLRKKEFSGNITYRADGYLGNYIIVDPKNKIVAIRMISHQSFENENDNFFDFGKQVLNLTE
- a CDS encoding NAD(P)-dependent alcohol dehydrogenase, which translates into the protein MKVYSSTVNRTDSGFRSAEYFISRFWTGLFRPKYQILGCEFSGIVEEIGQQVTTFKKGNKVFGFNDKTCGGHGEYLTIAEIDAVINFPDTLSFDEAAALSEGAHYALEDIRAAKVERGQNVLVYGATGAIGSAAVQLLKHFGARVTAVSNTKNVGLVKSLGADTVIDYQTQDFTKTEDKFEFIFDAVGKSSFGQCKPLLTEKGIYISTEFGKNGENLFFALTTPLWGGKRLLFPIPSITKQDLIFLKELFEKGEYKPVIDRFYKLDQIVEAYQYVDSGQKTGNVIIKIVE